From Woronichinia naegeliana WA131, the proteins below share one genomic window:
- a CDS encoding DNA-formamidopyrimidine glycosylase → MPELPEVETVCRGLNRLTLGQVIQGGAVLHRSTLAYPFSVDQFWQQLQGTTLEHWQRRGKYLLANLSKQGKAAGYLGIHLRMTGQLLWQMPEDDKEISTRAIAPHTRLYFQFEQGQVLAFVDIRTFGRIWGLAASETPTSVISGLQKLGPEPFAPEFSAVYLQQKLKKSQRPIKTALLDQSLVAGLGNIYADEVLFKCGLQPTTPASQISLGQWEQLHQAIITVLEMAIAAGGTTFSDFRDVTGINGNYGGLAWVYGRKGEPCRVCGTVIERIKLAGRSSHFCPHCQL, encoded by the coding sequence GTGCCAGAACTACCTGAAGTTGAAACTGTCTGTCGAGGTCTTAATCGTTTGACCTTAGGACAAGTTATCCAGGGGGGAGCGGTGTTGCATCGAAGCACGCTGGCTTACCCCTTTTCTGTTGACCAGTTTTGGCAGCAACTTCAAGGGACGACCCTAGAACATTGGCAACGGCGTGGCAAGTATCTCTTGGCCAACCTCAGTAAACAAGGCAAGGCGGCGGGTTACTTAGGGATTCATCTGCGAATGACGGGGCAGTTACTTTGGCAAATGCCAGAAGATGACAAAGAGATCTCGACCAGGGCGATCGCGCCTCATACCCGTCTTTATTTTCAATTTGAACAGGGTCAAGTGCTCGCATTTGTGGATATTCGTACTTTTGGACGCATTTGGGGTCTTGCCGCTTCAGAAACGCCTACAAGTGTTATTTCAGGATTACAAAAGCTTGGGCCAGAACCCTTTGCACCAGAATTTTCGGCGGTTTATCTTCAACAAAAATTGAAAAAAAGTCAACGTCCCATTAAAACGGCTCTCTTAGATCAGTCGTTAGTGGCAGGGTTGGGCAATATCTATGCAGATGAAGTCTTATTTAAGTGCGGTTTGCAACCTACGACCCCCGCTTCTCAAATCTCTCTTGGCCAATGGGAGCAGCTTCATCAGGCGATTATCACGGTGCTAGAAATGGCGATCGCGGCCGGGGGAACGACCTTTAGTGATTTTCGGGATGTGACGGGCATTAACGGGAACTATGGCGGCCTTGCCTGGGTTTATGGCCGAAAGGGGGAACCTTGTCGGGTTTGTGGAACTGTCATTGAACGAATTAAATTAGCGGGACGTTCTAGTCATTTTTGTCCCCATTGTCAGTTGTGA
- the bchN gene encoding ferredoxin:protochlorophyllide reductase (ATP-dependent) subunit N, whose amino-acid sequence MTAAIENTAPSALNFECETGNYHTFCPISCVAWLYQKIEDSFFLVIGTKTCGYFLQNAMGVMIFAEPRYAMAELEEGDISAQLKDYEELKRLCLQIKRDRNPSVIVWIGTCTTEIIKMDLEGLAPKLEAEIGIPIVTARANGLDYAFTQGEDTVLASMVHKCPSPNQVKAEGEKEERNSIQKLLNFGRKKEDIKTEQDQFVNHHPLVLFGSLPDPVVTNLTLELKKQGIQVSGWLPAKRYTELPVIDEGYYVAGVNPFLSRTATTLMRRRKCKLIGAPFPIGPDGTRAWIEKICSVLGVEPKGLAEREAQIWASLEDYIQLIRGKSVFFMGDNLLEVSLARFLIRCGMTCQEIGIPYMDKRYQAAELALLEKTCQEMGVPLPNIVEKPDNYNQIQRIYDLKPDLVITGMAHANPLEARGINTKWSVEFTFAQIHGFTNARDILELATRPLRRNNNLKELGWEKLVREEAIV is encoded by the coding sequence ATGACTGCTGCTATTGAAAACACCGCCCCTTCTGCCCTTAACTTTGAATGCGAAACAGGCAATTATCATACCTTCTGCCCCATTAGTTGCGTTGCTTGGCTTTATCAAAAAATTGAAGATAGTTTCTTTCTCGTTATTGGCACAAAAACCTGTGGTTATTTCCTCCAAAATGCGATGGGAGTCATGATTTTTGCTGAACCCCGTTACGCAATGGCTGAACTTGAAGAAGGGGATATTTCTGCCCAACTGAAAGATTACGAAGAACTGAAACGCCTCTGTCTGCAAATTAAACGCGATCGCAATCCTAGTGTGATTGTTTGGATCGGCACTTGTACGACAGAAATTATCAAAATGGACTTGGAAGGATTAGCTCCCAAATTAGAAGCAGAAATCGGTATTCCTATTGTCACCGCACGCGCTAACGGTTTAGATTATGCCTTTACTCAAGGAGAAGATACGGTTTTAGCTTCAATGGTGCATAAATGTCCTAGCCCTAACCAAGTCAAAGCCGAAGGGGAAAAAGAAGAACGTAATTCCATTCAAAAACTGTTAAATTTTGGCCGCAAAAAAGAAGATATTAAAACCGAACAGGATCAATTTGTTAATCATCATCCCCTCGTTCTCTTTGGTTCTTTACCCGATCCGGTGGTAACAAATTTAACTTTAGAATTGAAAAAACAAGGGATTCAAGTTTCGGGTTGGTTGCCAGCTAAACGCTATACCGAATTACCTGTCATTGATGAAGGCTATTATGTGGCAGGGGTGAACCCGTTCTTGAGTCGTACTGCTACAACTTTAATGCGTCGCCGCAAATGTAAATTAATTGGCGCACCATTCCCTATTGGCCCCGATGGAACCCGTGCTTGGATTGAGAAAATCTGCTCCGTTTTAGGTGTGGAACCCAAAGGTTTAGCAGAACGGGAAGCTCAGATTTGGGCCAGTTTAGAGGATTACATTCAATTGATTCGCGGTAAATCGGTCTTCTTTATGGGGGATAATTTGCTGGAAGTTTCTCTGGCTCGTTTTCTCATTCGTTGCGGGATGACCTGTCAAGAAATTGGCATTCCCTACATGGATAAACGCTATCAAGCCGCCGAATTAGCGTTACTAGAAAAAACCTGTCAAGAAATGGGGGTTCCTTTACCTAATATTGTCGAGAAACCTGATAATTACAATCAAATTCAACGCATTTATGATCTCAAACCTGATTTGGTAATTACAGGTATGGCCCATGCTAATCCCTTAGAAGCTCGCGGTATTAATACCAAATGGTCGGTGGAATTTACCTTTGCCCAAATTCATGGGTTTACTAATGCCCGCGACATTTTAGAACTGGCAACCCGTCCCCTGCGTCGTAATAACAATTTGAAGGAATTGGGCTGGGAAAAATTAGTCAGAGAAGAGGCGATCGTTTAG
- a CDS encoding DUF5331 domain-containing protein → MTGQVNFDIDYKALVREKLLDAYENNPLVLEKILQLREKANLIEYSQYNGQMIAFLNRYYLAGIIVALCPEATNFITTVLEFNSDLFSVLNTIGLNFDPRPELEKRAEERKLAQEATLVQNNNVIGLLSEDPEYRAVQEGLEEIRAQMKQLENSS, encoded by the coding sequence ATGACTGGCCAAGTAAATTTTGACATTGATTATAAAGCTCTAGTCAGGGAAAAACTTCTTGATGCTTATGAAAATAATCCTCTCGTTTTAGAGAAAATTTTACAACTAAGGGAGAAAGCTAATCTTATTGAATATAGCCAATATAATGGTCAGATGATAGCTTTTTTAAATCGTTACTACTTAGCGGGAATTATCGTTGCTTTATGCCCAGAAGCAACAAATTTTATAACAACAGTGTTAGAGTTCAATTCTGATCTTTTTTCTGTTTTGAATACCATTGGTCTTAATTTTGATCCTAGACCAGAATTAGAAAAACGTGCTGAAGAAAGAAAATTGGCTCAAGAAGCCACTCTAGTTCAAAATAATAATGTCATCGGTCTTTTATCTGAAGATCCAGAATATCGAGCCGTACAAGAAGGTTTAGAAGAGATCAGGGCACAAATGAAACAATTGGAAAACTCCTCTTAA
- a CDS encoding DUF5331 domain-containing protein — translation MNISNNIKTTLKEQWLGFCKKNAASIKELNELENSSVVIKLQDDSLRLNSLFILGTIAGLNPESFELITLLLKLNSPDLVVKALELDFDPLATSNIPAFLRRRESGSSSESEL, via the coding sequence ATGAACATCTCCAACAACATTAAAACAACTCTAAAAGAACAATGGCTAGGTTTTTGCAAAAAAAATGCAGCCTCAATTAAGGAATTAAATGAACTAGAAAATTCTAGTGTTGTCATTAAACTGCAAGATGATAGTTTGCGTTTAAATTCTCTTTTTATATTAGGAACAATTGCAGGTCTTAATCCAGAATCATTTGAGCTTATTACTCTTTTATTAAAACTTAATAGCCCCGATCTAGTAGTAAAGGCTTTAGAATTGGATTTTGACCCATTGGCAACATCTAATATACCAGCTTTTTTAAGAAGAAGAGAATCAGGCTCTTCATCGGAATCGGAACTCTAA
- the bchL gene encoding ferredoxin:protochlorophyllide reductase (ATP-dependent) iron-sulfur ATP-binding protein encodes MTLTLAVYGKGGIGKSTTSCNISTALAKRGKKVLQIGCDPKHDSTFTLTGFLIPTIIDTLQEKDFHYEDIWPEDVIYKGYAGVDCVEAGGPPAGAGCGGYVVGETVKLLKELNAFDEYDVILFDVLGDVVCGGFAAPLNYADYCLIVTDNGFDALFAANRIAASVREKARTHPLRLAGLIGNRTSKRDLIDKYLEAVPMPVLEVLPLIEDIRVSRVKGKTLFEMAETDSSLNYVCDYYLNIADQILSQPEGVVPKDAQDRDLFSLLSDFYLNADAPVKAERELDLMMV; translated from the coding sequence TTGACTTTAACACTCGCAGTTTACGGAAAAGGCGGCATCGGCAAATCCACGACTAGCTGCAACATCTCCACCGCTCTGGCTAAACGGGGCAAAAAAGTATTACAGATTGGTTGCGATCCCAAGCACGACAGCACTTTTACCCTGACAGGTTTTCTGATTCCGACGATTATTGACACCCTTCAGGAAAAGGATTTCCACTACGAAGATATTTGGCCCGAAGATGTGATCTACAAGGGTTATGCGGGTGTGGACTGTGTGGAAGCGGGTGGCCCTCCAGCCGGTGCGGGTTGTGGCGGTTATGTGGTTGGTGAAACGGTCAAGCTACTCAAGGAGTTAAATGCTTTTGATGAGTACGATGTCATTTTGTTTGATGTTTTGGGAGATGTGGTTTGTGGCGGTTTTGCGGCTCCCTTGAACTATGCAGACTATTGTTTGATCGTGACGGACAATGGTTTTGATGCTTTGTTTGCAGCCAATCGCATTGCGGCTTCGGTTCGAGAAAAAGCGCGGACTCATCCGTTACGGTTGGCAGGTTTAATTGGTAATCGCACTTCTAAGCGGGATTTAATTGATAAATATTTAGAAGCTGTGCCGATGCCAGTATTAGAAGTTCTGCCCTTAATTGAAGATATTCGGGTTTCGCGGGTGAAGGGTAAAACCTTATTTGAAATGGCGGAAACTGATTCTTCTTTGAATTATGTTTGTGATTATTATTTGAATATTGCGGATCAAATTTTGTCGCAACCGGAAGGGGTGGTTCCTAAAGATGCTCAGGATCGGGATTTATTCTCGTTGTTGTCTGATTTCTATTTGAATGCGGATGCTCCTGTTAAAGCAGAAAGAGAATTAGATTTAATGATGGTTTAA
- a CDS encoding phosphate ABC transporter permease — MLVPLTRETFEQVIPLIATGAQYKFAWGQSKDLLSRLLISLLIVVSIWLVGLVFGSGAEGLQLICFIIGGLYWFWSPIYVASVRNNSYRRFPYAGFWRGRVLDVYITEKVVREDQQADRFGRLEIIENFEKRINIEVGDREGFRVTVQAPVKRLYKPISPGQVAELLVLSKQPELERIDKITDLYLPQFDLWVGDYPYLRRDLFKDISAKLGQNRQDAPTRRPNRRRLR, encoded by the coding sequence ATGCTCGTTCCTCTAACCCGCGAAACCTTTGAACAAGTTATTCCTCTGATTGCCACTGGAGCGCAATATAAATTTGCCTGGGGTCAATCGAAGGATTTACTTAGCCGTTTGCTCATTTCTTTGCTGATTGTGGTTAGTATTTGGCTGGTTGGGCTGGTTTTTGGTAGTGGTGCGGAGGGCTTACAGTTAATTTGCTTTATTATTGGCGGTTTGTATTGGTTTTGGTCACCGATTTATGTGGCCAGTGTGCGAAATAATTCCTATCGGCGTTTTCCCTATGCAGGCTTTTGGCGGGGTCGAGTCTTGGATGTTTACATCACCGAGAAGGTTGTCAGAGAAGATCAACAGGCCGATCGCTTTGGCCGTTTAGAAATTATTGAGAATTTTGAAAAGCGCATCAATATTGAAGTCGGCGATCGCGAAGGATTTCGAGTAACAGTGCAGGCTCCAGTCAAACGCCTGTATAAGCCGATCTCGCCTGGTCAAGTGGCGGAATTATTAGTGTTGTCGAAACAGCCCGAACTGGAACGGATTGATAAGATTACCGACCTTTATCTTCCCCAGTTTGATCTGTGGGTGGGTGATTATCCCTATCTGCGGCGGGATTTGTTCAAGGATATCAGTGCCAAGCTCGGCCAAAATCGTCAGGATGCCCCTACTCGCCGTCCCAATCGTCGCCGTTTGCGTTAA
- a CDS encoding IS4 family transposase: protein MARQHPRRKGNPDLRRKTNQPGVEIPEITKELFELLEPTMFTPLKYLQGTHEKMMRDRVLNLPVMVALVLSIVYRQIAGISEAVRLLEEEGLLWVASLKVSKQAVSKRMMNVPAEIFAILLKGVLEKAAEKGKKLQVGEKWEKIREKFSAVWIADGSTLEQIRKNMKISKEEKSKLGGKIMMVVEAFTQRPVTLWYTENDKSNDKIWCEELAAKLPENGLILVDMGFFSFVWFDLLTEAKKFFLTRFRAGTSYKTKQVLSQGSHYRDEIIIMGNYRSNPCKHPVRLVSVLWGTIWYQYLTNVLSPEQLSAEEVCDLYRRRWTIEEAFLLTKRLLGLAYLWVGNKNGVQIQIICTLIFYTVLNQLVGEVAIALNQPKEKISVEMVFRSLYYVAKAIARGEKPDTVTYLAERAKLFGLVKAERKRHREKAALNQQIWEPIPLS from the coding sequence ATGGCAAGACAACATCCTCGGAGAAAAGGAAACCCAGACTTACGTCGTAAGACAAATCAGCCAGGGGTAGAAATCCCTGAAATAACAAAAGAGTTGTTTGAATTACTAGAACCCACAATGTTTACACCATTAAAATATTTACAGGGAACTCATGAGAAAATGATGAGAGATAGGGTGCTAAATTTACCAGTAATGGTGGCATTAGTGTTAAGTATAGTGTATCGTCAAATAGCGGGTATAAGTGAAGCGGTAAGACTGTTAGAGGAAGAGGGATTGCTATGGGTAGCATCATTAAAAGTAAGCAAACAGGCAGTATCAAAAAGAATGATGAATGTGCCAGCCGAAATATTTGCAATATTACTAAAAGGAGTGTTAGAAAAAGCAGCCGAAAAAGGGAAGAAGCTCCAAGTAGGAGAAAAATGGGAAAAAATAAGAGAAAAGTTTAGTGCAGTGTGGATAGCAGATGGCTCAACGCTAGAGCAGATAAGGAAAAATATGAAAATAAGTAAAGAAGAAAAGAGTAAATTGGGGGGTAAAATAATGATGGTAGTGGAAGCCTTTACCCAAAGACCCGTTACTTTATGGTACACAGAAAATGATAAATCAAATGATAAAATATGGTGTGAAGAATTGGCAGCTAAATTACCAGAAAATGGTTTAATTCTCGTAGATATGGGATTTTTTAGCTTTGTGTGGTTTGATTTGTTAACAGAAGCTAAAAAGTTTTTTCTAACCAGATTTAGAGCGGGTACATCTTACAAAACCAAACAAGTATTGTCTCAAGGTAGTCATTACAGAGATGAGATTATCATTATGGGAAATTACCGTTCTAATCCTTGCAAGCATCCGGTGAGATTAGTCTCAGTATTATGGGGAACAATCTGGTATCAGTATTTAACAAATGTGTTGTCTCCCGAACAACTGTCCGCCGAAGAGGTCTGTGATTTATATCGAAGACGATGGACAATCGAAGAAGCCTTTTTATTAACGAAAAGACTTTTAGGACTAGCCTATTTATGGGTAGGGAATAAGAATGGTGTCCAAATCCAGATTATTTGCACTTTGATTTTCTATACGGTCTTAAATCAATTGGTAGGGGAAGTGGCGATTGCTCTAAATCAACCGAAAGAAAAAATCTCAGTAGAGATGGTGTTTCGGAGTCTATACTATGTAGCGAAGGCTATTGCTAGAGGAGAAAAGCCTGATACAGTAACCTATCTGGCTGAACGTGCTAAGTTATTTGGTTTGGTCAAAGCTGAGAGAAAGCGACATCGAGAAAAGGCCGCTCTCAATCAACAAATTTGGGAACCCATTCCTTTAAGTTGA
- a CDS encoding ABC transporter ATP-binding protein/permease, with amino-acid sequence MLKRWQQFQQFLVWFFQVAKRYWLSSEKWQAIAILLFLIVCIIASNNLFVGFSEVQKSLLSHLTEKKAAEFHQDIINIAKMGVIVITVLVLRNYAQQKLVLYWRNWLTFNFLEHYFSNQNFYKINTNKTIDNPDQRIADDINSFVESTLKFTLDFGDTLLGGVLFIGVLWSLGSFLVWVAIASAALQTLISYFLGRVLTPLNFQNLQRQADFRYGLVHIRDNSESIAFYQGEEQEFNLVSDRFRKVMSVLHKIVLPDSSLTAFTFILGYISSLVPVLVLAPLFFKGEIAYGDITQAGIAFGSVSSVFTWFANSFQDLTGFAAVIKRLGTFQSALEKRQEQSDLTRINYQTADHLALADVTVITPNQSKELVENLSFNVPTDQGLLIMGPSGVGKSSLLRAIAGLWNQGSGEILRPQLAEIMFLPQRPYMILGSLRAQLLYPHTSRDLSLETLQATLEKVNLGDLIERVGGLETELNWADVLSLGEQQRLGFARLLLSEPRYAILDEATSALDVDNEKRLYDLLVSSQINYISVAHRPTVIPYHYYLLKLLGHGQWQLVNADTI; translated from the coding sequence ATGCTAAAACGCTGGCAACAGTTTCAACAATTTTTAGTTTGGTTTTTTCAAGTCGCTAAACGATACTGGTTATCGTCGGAAAAGTGGCAAGCGATCGCTATTCTACTTTTTTTAATAGTTTGTATTATTGCTAGTAATAATTTATTTGTTGGATTTAGTGAAGTCCAGAAGTCTTTGTTAAGTCATTTAACGGAGAAGAAAGCGGCCGAGTTTCATCAAGATATTATCAACATTGCCAAAATGGGGGTAATCGTCATCACCGTTTTGGTGCTCCGCAATTATGCCCAACAGAAGCTAGTTTTGTATTGGCGTAATTGGTTAACCTTTAATTTTTTAGAACATTATTTTAGTAATCAAAATTTCTATAAAATTAATACGAATAAAACCATTGATAATCCTGATCAGCGTATTGCCGATGATATTAATAGTTTTGTGGAAAGTACCCTGAAATTTACCCTAGATTTTGGTGATACTTTGTTAGGGGGAGTTTTATTTATTGGTGTCCTTTGGTCTTTAGGCAGTTTTTTAGTTTGGGTGGCGATCGCTTCGGCTGCGCTACAAACCTTGATTAGTTACTTTTTAGGACGAGTATTAACTCCGTTAAACTTTCAAAATTTACAACGTCAAGCCGATTTTCGTTATGGCTTAGTTCATATCAGGGATAATAGTGAATCTATTGCTTTTTATCAGGGTGAAGAACAGGAATTTAACTTGGTCAGCGATCGCTTCAGAAAAGTCATGTCGGTTTTACACAAAATTGTTTTACCGGATAGTAGCTTAACCGCTTTTACTTTCATTTTAGGCTATATTTCTTCTTTAGTACCTGTCCTCGTTTTAGCTCCTCTCTTTTTTAAAGGCGAAATTGCCTACGGTGATATTACCCAAGCCGGAATTGCCTTTGGTTCAGTATCTAGTGTCTTTACTTGGTTTGCTAATTCATTTCAAGATTTGACCGGATTTGCGGCGGTTATTAAACGTTTAGGAACCTTTCAATCAGCCTTGGAAAAAAGACAAGAACAATCTGATCTTACTCGGATCAATTATCAAACTGCCGATCATTTAGCTCTCGCAGATGTCACCGTCATTACGCCCAATCAAAGTAAAGAATTGGTTGAGAATCTTTCGTTTAATGTCCCCACCGATCAGGGATTATTAATCATGGGGCCTTCTGGGGTGGGTAAAAGCTCTCTCTTAAGGGCGATCGCCGGATTATGGAATCAGGGTTCAGGAGAAATTTTGCGTCCCCAGTTGGCAGAAATTATGTTTTTACCCCAACGACCCTATATGATTCTCGGCTCCTTACGCGCCCAATTATTATATCCCCATACTAGTCGTGATCTGAGTCTGGAAACCTTACAAGCAACCTTAGAAAAAGTCAATTTAGGTGATTTAATTGAACGAGTGGGCGGTTTAGAAACAGAATTAAATTGGGCTGACGTACTCTCTTTAGGTGAACAGCAACGTTTAGGATTTGCCAGATTACTGTTAAGTGAACCCCGCTACGCTATTTTAGATGAAGCTACTAGTGCTTTAGATGTGGATAATGAAAAACGACTTTATGACCTCTTAGTTTCTTCCCAAATCAACTATATTAGTGTTGCCCATCGTCCCACCGTTATTCCCTATCACTATTACCTTTTGAAATTATTAGGTCATGGCCAATGGCAGCTTGTTAATGCGGACACAATATAG
- a CDS encoding Uma2 family endonuclease, with product MVGNVSIDATITLRTWLMTKAIAFTADPPLPFPDHTQLPESDGTFVKNFQEHPQGILLTDTITPVLQKIHPDGQYCIGQDSGIYWKMTDPPEKGAEAPDWFYVPNVPPDLDGVVRRSYVLWRESIPPLIAIEFVSGNGSEERDRTPWRGKFWIYETVIRPAFYAIYEVTLARVEVYHLQENSYQLVEANDRGHYPIPELGVELGIWQGLYQNWELPWLRWWDSQGNLLPTGHEKAEQERLVAQTLTLQLQQEKERSEKLAARLRELGIDPDHLS from the coding sequence ATGGTTGGCAATGTCAGTATTGATGCGACCATAACTTTGAGGACTTGGCTGATGACTAAAGCGATCGCCTTTACCGCAGATCCCCCCCTGCCCTTTCCCGACCATACCCAATTGCCTGAATCGGACGGAACTTTTGTGAAAAATTTTCAAGAACATCCCCAGGGTATTTTACTCACCGATACCATTACCCCCGTTTTGCAAAAAATTCATCCTGACGGACAGTATTGTATTGGCCAGGATTCGGGAATCTATTGGAAAATGACCGATCCACCCGAAAAAGGAGCCGAAGCCCCCGATTGGTTCTATGTGCCGAATGTGCCTCCCGATTTAGATGGTGTGGTACGGCGTTCCTATGTCTTATGGCGCGAATCTATTCCCCCTTTAATTGCCATTGAATTTGTTTCAGGTAATGGCTCTGAAGAACGAGATCGAACCCCCTGGCGCGGCAAGTTTTGGATTTATGAAACGGTGATTCGACCGGCTTTTTATGCCATTTATGAAGTGACTTTAGCTAGGGTTGAAGTTTATCACCTACAGGAAAATTCCTATCAATTAGTAGAAGCGAATGATCGGGGTCATTATCCCATTCCAGAATTAGGAGTGGAATTGGGTATCTGGCAGGGCCTATACCAAAATTGGGAATTACCCTGGTTGCGTTGGTGGGATAGTCAGGGGAATTTATTACCAACGGGCCATGAAAAAGCAGAACAGGAAAGATTAGTCGCTCAAACGCTAACCTTACAACTTCAACAAGAAAAAGAACGATCTGAAAAATTGGCGGCTCGTTTACGGGAATTAGGGATCGATCCTGATCATCTTTCCTGA
- a CDS encoding Uma2 family endonuclease — protein sequence MCLTNGLLAGDRRWISLKSGQIEFKNRNHPMTALSPPVIAPTPVKLWTDAEFMALPDDGHHYEIVNGELIDMGNSGALHGYICSLLLVALGSYIVPKKLGVILDSSTAFKMKNGNRRSPDIAFFAKERLQGMKTLPSGYLGLAEKS from the coding sequence TTGTGTCTCACCAATGGGCTTTTAGCAGGCGATCGCCGTTGGATTTCGCTAAAATCAGGACAAATAGAATTTAAAAACAGAAACCATCCGATGACAGCCCTCTCACCTCCCGTAATTGCACCCACCCCAGTCAAGCTCTGGACAGATGCAGAATTTATGGCCCTTCCCGATGATGGCCATCATTACGAAATTGTGAATGGAGAATTAATTGATATGGGCAATTCAGGGGCATTACATGGCTACATTTGCAGTTTGTTATTAGTCGCTTTAGGGAGTTATATTGTCCCGAAAAAATTGGGCGTTATCCTCGATTCCAGCACGGCTTTTAAAATGAAAAATGGGAATAGACGGTCTCCCGATATTGCTTTTTTTGCTAAAGAACGTTTGCAAGGAATGAAAACACTGCCCTCTGGTTATTTAGGGCTTGCTGAAAAAAGCTGA